In a genomic window of Streptomyces sp. SJL17-4:
- a CDS encoding deoxyguanosinetriphosphate triphosphohydrolase, which yields MEGIADSADPKGSPDLTDTADATGTPGYDADATDRWAAEPDKRPGRTAFQRDRARVLHSAALRRLAGKTQVVTPGTRGHAWDASPRTRLTHSLECAQVGRELGAALGCDPDLVEAACLSHDMGHPPFGHNGEQALNDVAKDCGGFEGNAQSLRLLTRIEPKRFVKDAEGELVSVGLNLTRAALDAATKYPWPRGGHPDDPGSSKFGVYEDDLPVFAWIRQGAPGHRKCFEAQVMDWSDDVAYSVHDFEDGLHAGHIDPNLLLAEPERADIAAVAIGRYVPEDTDPQELAEALDRLVDQEWWPHGYDGSAVAQARLKDATSQLIGRFALAAEGATRSAYGSGRLTRYGAELVVPRETRNECAVLKAVADRYVMQRAEQEALRADQRIVVAELAEALVARAPDGLEPQFRSLFDQARDDRARKRVIVDQIASLTDASARALHARLRPHHS from the coding sequence ATGGAAGGCATCGCAGACAGCGCAGACCCCAAGGGCAGCCCGGACCTCACCGACACCGCCGACGCCACCGGCACCCCCGGCTACGACGCCGACGCGACCGACCGCTGGGCCGCCGAGCCCGACAAACGCCCCGGGCGCACCGCCTTCCAGCGCGACCGCGCCCGCGTGCTGCACTCCGCCGCGCTCCGCAGGCTCGCCGGCAAGACCCAGGTCGTCACTCCCGGCACCCGGGGCCACGCCTGGGACGCCAGCCCCCGCACCCGGCTCACCCACTCCCTGGAGTGCGCCCAGGTCGGCCGGGAGCTCGGCGCCGCCCTCGGCTGCGACCCCGACCTCGTCGAGGCCGCCTGCCTCTCCCACGACATGGGCCACCCGCCCTTCGGGCACAACGGCGAGCAGGCGCTCAACGACGTCGCCAAGGACTGCGGCGGCTTCGAGGGGAACGCCCAGTCGCTCCGCCTCCTCACCCGGATCGAGCCCAAGCGCTTCGTGAAGGACGCCGAAGGGGAGCTCGTCAGCGTCGGGCTCAACCTCACCCGCGCCGCCCTCGACGCCGCCACCAAGTACCCGTGGCCGCGCGGCGGCCACCCCGACGACCCCGGCTCGTCCAAGTTCGGCGTCTACGAGGACGACCTGCCGGTCTTCGCCTGGATCCGGCAGGGCGCCCCCGGCCACCGCAAGTGCTTCGAGGCCCAGGTCATGGACTGGTCCGACGACGTGGCCTACTCGGTCCACGACTTCGAGGACGGCCTGCACGCCGGGCACATCGACCCCAACCTCCTGCTCGCCGAGCCCGAGCGCGCCGACATCGCCGCCGTCGCCATCGGCCGCTACGTCCCCGAGGACACCGACCCGCAGGAGCTCGCCGAGGCCCTCGACCGGCTCGTCGACCAGGAGTGGTGGCCGCACGGCTACGACGGCTCGGCCGTCGCCCAGGCCCGCCTCAAGGACGCCACCAGCCAGCTCATCGGCCGGTTCGCCCTCGCCGCCGAGGGCGCCACCCGGAGCGCGTACGGCTCGGGCCGGCTCACCCGCTACGGCGCCGAACTGGTCGTCCCCCGGGAGACCCGTAACGAGTGCGCCGTCCTCAAGGCCGTCGCCGACCGGTACGTGATGCAGCGCGCCGAACAGGAGGCGCTCCGCGCCGACCAGCGCATCGTCGTCGCCGAACTCGCCGAGGCCCTCGTCGCCCGCGCCCCCGACGGACTCGAACCCCAGTTCCGGTCCCTGTTCGACCAGGCGCGCGACGACCGGGCCCGCAAGCGCGTCATCGTCGACCAGATCGCCTCCCTCACCGACGCCTCCGCCCGCGCCCTCCACGCCCGCCTCCGGCCGCACCACTCCTGA
- a CDS encoding ABC transporter ATP-binding protein gives MLLRLLLPRLRPYRPLLVLLVVLQLVQALASLALPALNAGVIDQGVLRGDTDRVLSGGAAMVAVTLVQAAAAAAATYTGARVAMGVARDLRSEVFRRVQEFSAQERGRFGAASLITRTTNDIQQVQTFTVLVLTMLVAAPLLCFGGIAMALRQDVPLALVLLLFVPVMTGAVGAVVLRLRPLFKGMQERVDRANRVLREQITGVRVVRAFVRDRHERERFAAANDELRSVGLRAGRLQALMFPTVLIVWELTTVVLVYVGAHRIESGALQPGGLVAFLGYLLQISMSVMMVLFLLMHMPRAEAGAERVREVLDTHSSVVPPVRPVRTSDGRGHLEVRSADFRYPGAEEPVLRGVAVEARPGETTAVIGSTGSGKSTLLGLVPRLFDATGGEVLVDGVDVRELDPALMARTVGLVPQKPYLFSGTVATNLRYGKPDATDEELWHALEVAQAADFVRGLDEGLDAPVSQGGTNFSGGQRQRLAIARVLVARPRLYLFDDSFSALDPRTDARLRAALREETADATVVIVAQRVSTIRQADRIVVLDRGRNVGTGTHTSLMRDNPTYREIVLSQLTEEEAA, from the coding sequence ATGCTGCTGCGACTCCTCCTGCCCCGCCTCAGGCCGTACCGGCCGCTCCTCGTCCTCCTCGTCGTCCTCCAGCTCGTCCAGGCCCTCGCCTCGCTCGCCCTGCCCGCCCTGAACGCCGGCGTCATCGACCAGGGCGTCCTGCGCGGCGACACCGACCGCGTCCTCAGCGGCGGCGCCGCGATGGTCGCCGTCACCCTCGTCCAGGCGGCGGCCGCGGCCGCCGCCACCTACACCGGCGCCCGGGTCGCCATGGGCGTCGCCCGCGACCTCCGCTCCGAAGTCTTCCGCCGCGTCCAGGAGTTCTCGGCACAGGAGCGGGGCCGCTTCGGCGCCGCCTCCCTCATCACCCGTACGACCAACGACATCCAGCAGGTCCAGACGTTCACCGTCCTCGTCCTGACCATGCTGGTCGCCGCGCCGCTCCTCTGCTTCGGCGGCATCGCCATGGCCCTGCGGCAGGACGTGCCGCTCGCCCTGGTGCTGCTTCTCTTCGTGCCGGTGATGACCGGTGCCGTCGGTGCCGTCGTCCTGCGGCTGCGGCCGCTCTTCAAGGGCATGCAGGAACGCGTCGACCGCGCCAACCGGGTGCTGCGCGAGCAGATCACCGGCGTCCGGGTGGTCCGCGCCTTCGTCCGCGACCGGCACGAGCGGGAACGGTTCGCCGCCGCCAACGACGAACTCCGGTCCGTCGGCCTCCGGGCCGGCCGGCTCCAGGCCCTGATGTTCCCGACGGTGCTCATCGTCTGGGAGCTGACGACCGTCGTCCTCGTCTACGTCGGAGCCCATCGCATCGAGTCCGGCGCCCTCCAGCCGGGCGGGCTCGTGGCCTTCCTCGGCTATCTGCTCCAGATCTCGATGTCCGTGATGATGGTCCTCTTCCTCCTCATGCACATGCCCCGGGCCGAGGCGGGCGCCGAGCGCGTCCGCGAGGTCCTCGACACCCACTCGTCCGTCGTCCCGCCGGTCCGTCCGGTCAGGACCTCGGACGGCCGGGGCCATCTGGAGGTCCGGAGCGCCGACTTCCGGTACCCGGGTGCGGAGGAGCCGGTCCTCAGGGGCGTCGCCGTCGAGGCCCGGCCCGGTGAGACGACCGCGGTCATCGGGTCCACGGGAAGCGGCAAGTCGACCCTGCTCGGGCTCGTGCCCCGGCTCTTCGACGCCACCGGCGGCGAGGTCCTCGTCGACGGTGTCGACGTCCGCGAGCTCGACCCCGCGCTGATGGCGAGGACGGTGGGACTCGTCCCGCAGAAGCCGTACCTCTTCTCCGGGACCGTCGCCACCAACCTCCGGTACGGGAAGCCCGACGCGACCGACGAAGAGCTCTGGCACGCCCTGGAGGTCGCCCAGGCCGCCGACTTCGTCCGCGGGCTCGACGAGGGGCTCGACGCGCCCGTCTCCCAGGGCGGCACCAACTTCTCCGGCGGCCAGCGGCAGCGCCTCGCGATCGCCCGGGTCCTCGTCGCCCGCCCCCGCCTCTACCTCTTCGACGACTCCTTCTCCGCCCTCGACCCCCGGACCGACGCCCGGCTCCGCGCCGCCCTCCGCGAGGAGACGGCCGACGCCACCGTCGTCATCGTCGCCCAGCGGGTCTCCACCATCCGGCAGGCCGACCGGATCGTCGTCCTCGACCGGGGCCGGAACGTCGGCACCGGCACCCACACGTCCCTGATGCGGGACAACCCCACCTACCGGGAGATCGTCCTCTCCCAGCTCACCGAGGAGGAAGCGGCATGA
- a CDS encoding molybdopterin oxidoreductase family protein: MSEVTAVPTHCPYCALQCGMSLRPTGAPELPAEVVERTDFPVNRGALCGKGRTAPAVLSSRVRLTEPLVRCPDTGALVPASWEEALAAVADGLRRTRADHGPDAVGVFGGGGLTNEKAYTLGKFARLVLGTSQIDYNGRFCMSSAAAAHGRAFGLDRGLPFPLEDIPKTGCVILVGSNLAETMPPALRYLTELKENGGKLIVIDPRRTRTAEQADLHLAPRPGTDLALALGMLHLVVAEGRVDEEFVATRTTGWEAARAGAMSHWPEQVERITGVPVPRLREAVAMFGDAATGMVLTARGPEQQSKGTDTVGAWINLCLATGKAGRPLSGYGCLTGQGNGQGGREHGQKADQLPGYRKLDDPAARAHVAGVWGVPPESLPGPGRSAYELLDALGGDVKALLLMGSNPVVSAPRAAHIEGRLRSLDFLAVADVVLSETAALADVVLPVTQWAEETGTMTNLEGRVLLRRRALTPPAGVRSDLEVLHALAGLLGWEKGFPAEPEEVFDELRRASGGGPADYSGISYRRIEEEQGVFWPCPETGTGETAHAGTPRLFLDRFATPDGRARFVPVVHRAAAEETDAEYPVVLTTGRVVSQYQSGAQTRRVDELNAAAPGPFVELHPRVAERLGVAEGERIAVVSRRGRAVAPARITTAIRPDTVFMPFHWAGEGRANTLVNPALDPVSRMPEFKVCAVRLEPLSPGDATAG; this comes from the coding sequence ATGTCCGAGGTCACCGCCGTACCCACCCACTGCCCCTACTGCGCCCTGCAGTGCGGCATGTCGCTCCGCCCCACCGGCGCCCCGGAGCTGCCCGCCGAGGTGGTCGAGCGGACCGACTTCCCCGTCAACCGGGGCGCGCTGTGCGGCAAGGGCCGCACCGCCCCCGCCGTGCTCTCCTCTCGGGTCCGGCTCACCGAGCCCCTGGTCCGATGCCCTGACACGGGGGCCCTGGTGCCCGCGTCCTGGGAGGAGGCCCTCGCCGCCGTCGCCGACGGGCTGCGCCGGACCCGCGCCGACCACGGTCCCGATGCCGTGGGGGTCTTCGGCGGCGGCGGTCTCACCAACGAGAAGGCGTACACGCTGGGGAAGTTCGCCCGGCTGGTGCTCGGCACCTCGCAGATCGACTACAACGGGCGCTTCTGCATGTCGTCGGCCGCCGCCGCGCACGGCAGGGCGTTCGGCCTCGACCGGGGCCTCCCCTTCCCCCTGGAGGACATCCCGAAGACCGGCTGCGTGATCCTCGTCGGCTCCAACCTGGCCGAGACCATGCCGCCCGCCCTCCGGTACCTCACCGAGCTGAAGGAGAACGGCGGAAAGCTGATCGTCATCGATCCGCGCCGCACCCGCACCGCCGAGCAGGCCGACCTCCACCTCGCGCCGCGCCCCGGCACCGACCTCGCGCTCGCCCTCGGCATGCTTCACCTCGTCGTCGCCGAGGGGCGCGTCGACGAGGAGTTCGTCGCGACGCGCACCACCGGCTGGGAGGCCGCGCGGGCCGGGGCCATGTCCCACTGGCCCGAGCAGGTCGAGCGCATCACGGGCGTGCCGGTGCCCCGGCTCCGGGAGGCCGTCGCGATGTTCGGCGACGCCGCCACCGGCATGGTCCTGACGGCGCGCGGCCCCGAGCAGCAGTCCAAGGGCACCGACACCGTCGGCGCCTGGATCAACCTCTGCCTGGCCACCGGGAAGGCCGGCCGGCCGCTCAGCGGCTACGGCTGCCTCACCGGCCAGGGCAACGGCCAGGGCGGCCGCGAGCACGGCCAGAAGGCCGACCAGCTCCCCGGCTACCGCAAGCTCGACGACCCGGCCGCACGCGCGCACGTGGCCGGGGTCTGGGGTGTGCCCCCCGAGTCGCTGCCGGGGCCGGGGCGGAGCGCGTACGAGCTCCTCGACGCGCTCGGCGGTGACGTGAAGGCGCTGCTCCTCATGGGCTCCAACCCGGTCGTCTCCGCGCCCCGCGCCGCGCACATCGAGGGGCGGCTGCGCTCGCTCGACTTCCTCGCCGTCGCCGACGTGGTGCTCTCCGAGACCGCCGCGCTCGCCGACGTCGTCCTGCCCGTCACCCAGTGGGCGGAGGAGACCGGCACCATGACCAACCTGGAGGGCCGTGTGCTGCTCCGCCGGCGCGCCCTCACCCCGCCCGCGGGGGTACGGAGCGACCTGGAGGTGCTGCACGCGCTCGCCGGGCTCCTCGGCTGGGAGAAGGGTTTCCCCGCCGAGCCGGAGGAGGTCTTCGACGAGCTGCGCCGGGCCTCCGGCGGCGGTCCGGCCGACTACTCGGGCATCAGCTACCGCCGTATCGAGGAGGAGCAGGGCGTGTTCTGGCCCTGCCCGGAGACCGGCACGGGAGAGACCGCCCACGCGGGCACCCCGCGGCTCTTCCTCGACCGGTTCGCGACGCCCGACGGCCGGGCCCGGTTCGTGCCGGTGGTGCACCGGGCGGCGGCCGAGGAGACGGACGCCGAGTACCCCGTCGTCCTCACCACCGGCCGGGTCGTGTCCCAGTACCAGTCGGGCGCGCAGACCCGGCGGGTCGACGAGCTGAACGCGGCGGCGCCCGGCCCCTTCGTGGAGCTCCATCCCCGGGTCGCCGAGCGGCTCGGGGTGGCCGAGGGCGAGCGGATCGCGGTGGTCTCGCGGCGCGGCCGGGCCGTCGCACCGGCCCGGATCACCACGGCCATCCGGCCGGACACCGTCTTCATGCCGTTCCACTGGGCGGGCGAGGGCCGGGCCAACACCCTGGTGAACCCGGCGCTCGACCCGGTCTCCCGGATGCCCGAGTTCAAGGTGTGCGCGGTACGCCTGGAGCCGCTCTCCCCCGGGGACGCTACGGCCGGCTGA
- a CDS encoding ABC transporter ATP-binding protein yields the protein MSTATESRTPKETPVATAPARTGPPSPQRGPGLPAAPGLERSLSFRSSGLRLLRTLAPDRARLFGVLAAGAAGVALTVLNPLLLGRATDLVITGATGPGRVDFPAVGRLLALSVLVVAGSSFFTWVQLRTATTIVQRAGHRLREEAQHKLAKLPLGYFDRQPRGEVLSRTTNDIDNITQTLQQAFSQMVRALLTLVGVLAMMFWVSPVLALVALATVPVSIAVAGFVGRRAQPQFVKQWAVTGRLGSHVEEMITGHTEVVVFGRREEAVRRFDELGEELYRASFRAQFVSGFIQPALTFVGNLNYVVIAVVGGLRVASGTLSVGDVQAFIQYSYDFNGPITQVAAMANLLQSGVASAERVFDLLDAEEEDPDPAEPRKPAELRGRVSFEKVAFRYEPGKPLIEDLSLTVEPGRTVAIVGPTGAGKTTLVNLLLRFHEVTGGRITVDGVDTAAMTREELRSGIGMVLQDTWLFGGTIADNIAYGVPGEVSRERIVEAARAAHADRFVRTLPAGYDTVLDEDGGGLSAGEKQLVTLARAFLSDPVILVLDEATSSVDTRTELLVQEAMASLRAGRTSFVVAHRLSTIRDADTILVMDGGSIAEQGSHEELLAAGGAYARLHAAQFARTVEA from the coding sequence ATGAGTACGGCCACGGAGAGCCGCACCCCGAAGGAGACACCCGTCGCGACCGCCCCCGCCCGCACCGGTCCCCCCTCCCCGCAGCGCGGCCCCGGCCTCCCCGCCGCGCCCGGCCTCGAACGCTCCCTCTCCTTCCGCTCCTCCGGCCTCCGCCTCCTCCGCACCCTCGCGCCCGACCGGGCCCGCCTCTTCGGCGTCCTCGCCGCCGGTGCCGCCGGCGTCGCCCTCACCGTCCTCAACCCCCTCCTCCTCGGCCGCGCCACCGACCTCGTCATCACCGGCGCGACCGGCCCCGGCAGGGTCGACTTCCCGGCCGTCGGCAGGCTCCTCGCCCTCTCCGTCCTGGTCGTCGCCGGGTCCTCCTTCTTCACCTGGGTCCAGTTACGGACCGCCACCACCATCGTCCAGCGGGCCGGCCACCGGCTCCGCGAGGAGGCCCAGCACAAGCTGGCGAAGCTGCCCCTCGGCTACTTCGACCGGCAGCCGCGCGGCGAGGTCCTCTCCCGCACCACCAACGACATCGACAACATCACCCAGACCCTCCAGCAGGCCTTCAGCCAGATGGTCCGCGCGCTGCTGACCCTGGTCGGCGTCCTCGCGATGATGTTCTGGGTCTCCCCGGTGCTGGCCCTCGTCGCCCTCGCCACCGTGCCCGTCTCGATCGCCGTCGCCGGCTTCGTCGGCCGCCGCGCCCAGCCGCAGTTCGTGAAGCAGTGGGCGGTCACCGGCCGGCTCGGCAGCCACGTCGAGGAGATGATCACCGGGCACACCGAGGTCGTCGTCTTCGGCCGCCGCGAGGAGGCCGTGCGCCGCTTCGACGAGCTGGGCGAGGAGCTGTACCGGGCGAGCTTCCGCGCCCAGTTCGTGTCCGGGTTCATCCAGCCCGCGCTGACCTTCGTCGGCAATCTGAACTACGTCGTCATCGCCGTGGTCGGCGGACTGCGGGTGGCGAGCGGCACGCTGTCCGTCGGCGACGTCCAGGCCTTCATCCAGTACTCGTACGACTTCAACGGTCCGATCACCCAGGTCGCCGCCATGGCCAACCTCCTCCAGTCCGGAGTGGCCTCCGCCGAACGGGTCTTCGACCTCCTCGACGCAGAGGAGGAGGACCCGGACCCGGCCGAGCCGCGGAAGCCCGCCGAGCTCCGGGGCAGGGTCTCCTTCGAGAAGGTCGCCTTCCGCTACGAGCCGGGCAAGCCGCTGATCGAGGACCTCTCCCTCACCGTGGAGCCCGGCCGGACCGTCGCCATCGTCGGCCCCACCGGCGCGGGCAAGACGACCCTGGTCAACCTGCTCCTCCGGTTCCACGAGGTGACCGGCGGCCGGATCACCGTGGACGGCGTCGACACGGCGGCGATGACCCGGGAGGAGCTGCGCTCCGGCATCGGCATGGTCCTCCAGGACACCTGGCTCTTCGGCGGCACCATCGCCGACAACATCGCGTACGGGGTGCCCGGCGAGGTCTCGCGCGAGCGGATCGTCGAGGCGGCCAGGGCCGCGCACGCCGACCGGTTCGTCCGCACCCTGCCCGCCGGGTACGACACCGTCCTCGACGAGGACGGCGGCGGTCTCAGCGCCGGCGAGAAGCAGCTGGTCACCCTCGCCCGCGCCTTCCTCTCGGACCCGGTGATCCTCGTCCTCGACGAGGCCACCAGCTCCGTCGACACCCGTACCGAACTCCTCGTCCAGGAGGCGATGGCCTCGCTCCGGGCCGGCCGCACCAGCTTCGTCGTCGCCCACCGGCTCTCCACGATCCGGGACGCGGACACCATCCTGGTGATGGACGGCGGCTCGATCGCCGAGCAGGGCAGCCACGAGGAACTGCTCGCCGCCGGGGGCGCGTACGCCCGGCTGCACGCGGCCCAGTTCGCCCGTACCGTGGAGGCGTGA
- a CDS encoding ElyC/SanA/YdcF family protein — MPARLHRLIPRTTRARRRTVQAVMLGAVLALTPVTWMHTTAAGKLRTTADVPARDVAVVFGAGLWKGRPTPYLAHRLDTAAELYRTGKVKVLLVTGDNSRTAYDEPSAMRAYLTERGVPGDRIVSDYAGFDTWDSCVRARKVFGVDRAVLVTQDFHIKRAVALCGRAGVDAYGVGVPEPHDRTWYYGTTRELFAAGKASLDAVLRPDPRFLGPREKGVTEALASPRERQKAESMAPRP; from the coding sequence ATGCCGGCACGGCTCCACCGGTTGATCCCGCGCACCACCCGGGCCCGCCGCCGCACCGTGCAGGCCGTGATGCTGGGCGCCGTCCTCGCGCTCACCCCCGTCACCTGGATGCACACCACCGCCGCCGGGAAGCTCCGTACCACCGCCGACGTGCCCGCCCGGGACGTCGCCGTCGTCTTCGGCGCCGGGCTGTGGAAGGGGCGCCCCACCCCGTACCTCGCGCACCGGCTCGACACGGCCGCCGAGCTGTACCGGACGGGGAAGGTCAAGGTCCTGCTCGTCACCGGTGACAACAGCAGGACCGCGTACGACGAGCCCAGCGCCATGCGCGCGTACCTGACCGAGCGCGGGGTGCCGGGCGACCGGATCGTCAGCGACTACGCGGGCTTCGACACCTGGGACTCCTGCGTCCGGGCCCGGAAGGTCTTCGGCGTCGACCGGGCCGTGCTCGTCACCCAGGACTTCCACATCAAGCGGGCCGTCGCACTGTGCGGGCGGGCGGGCGTCGACGCGTACGGCGTCGGGGTCCCCGAACCTCACGACCGCACCTGGTACTACGGCACCACCCGGGAGCTCTTCGCCGCCGGCAAGGCCTCCCTCGACGCCGTGCTCCGGCCCGACCCGCGGTTCCTCGGGCCCCGGGAGAAGGGCGTCACCGAGGCGCTGGCCTCACCCCGGGAGCGGCAGAAAGCGGAGAGCATGGCACCGCGCCCGTAA
- a CDS encoding aquaporin has product MRMSPPALPRRVAAEFIGTGALVAVIVGSGIRADTLSQDIGVRLLANAAASAIGLGLLIALIGPLSGAHFNPVVTLSEWWSRRRAGTGREVLAYIGAQLAGAVAGALLAEAMFGRAPGAWATESRSALHLLLGEAVATAGLVLVVRGLRHIGRPGLAPVAVAGYIGAAIWFTSSGSFANPAATVGRAFSDSFTGIAPGSVPAFAAAQLLGMLLGMVLAGVLYGTHGAAAEPNPAAARRTG; this is encoded by the coding sequence ATGAGAATGTCCCCGCCCGCTCTCCCCCGGCGCGTCGCCGCCGAGTTCATCGGAACCGGCGCGCTCGTCGCCGTCATCGTCGGCTCCGGAATCCGCGCCGACACCCTGAGCCAGGACATCGGCGTCCGGCTGCTCGCCAACGCCGCCGCCTCCGCCATCGGTCTCGGGCTGCTCATCGCGCTCATCGGGCCGCTCTCCGGCGCCCACTTCAACCCCGTCGTCACCCTCTCCGAGTGGTGGTCCCGGCGCCGTGCCGGGACGGGCCGCGAGGTCCTCGCCTACATCGGCGCCCAGCTCGCCGGGGCCGTGGCGGGCGCGCTGCTCGCCGAGGCGATGTTCGGGCGGGCACCCGGCGCCTGGGCCACCGAGTCGCGCTCGGCCCTTCATCTGCTGCTCGGCGAGGCCGTCGCCACCGCCGGGCTCGTCCTCGTCGTCCGGGGCCTGCGCCACATCGGCCGCCCCGGCCTCGCCCCGGTCGCGGTCGCGGGCTACATCGGCGCGGCCATCTGGTTCACCTCCTCCGGGTCCTTCGCCAACCCGGCCGCCACCGTCGGCCGCGCGTTCTCCGACTCCTTCACCGGGATCGCGCCCGGCTCGGTCCCCGCCTTCGCCGCCGCCCAACTGCTCGGCATGCTGCTCGGGATGGTCCTGGCCGGTGTGTTGTACGGAACACATGGGGCCGCCGCCGAACCGAATCCCGCCGCCGCGCGTCGGACGGGGTGA
- a CDS encoding sirohydrochlorin chelatase: MTEPDSTYATAAGLLGRITEQLGEQLGHLPPRPHLTPPAAPPAPTLVAVGHGSRDPRARATLARLLERVRELRPGLDVRLAHIELNTPLLDVTLAELAAEGRDAVLVPLLFAPGHHVTHDLPAALAAVPGLRARVAEPLGAHPLLVEALADRLAHAGWAPEDGISQAAAVVLASAGSRDPRSGAELRRIAARLGERLGGVPVVPAYASAAAPTVAEAVRALAARGRHRIAVASCFTAPGLFATRAAADAPWIASAPLGAHPALARLVLHRYDRALRATTRERELATV, from the coding sequence ATGACGGAGCCGGACAGCACGTACGCCACCGCCGCCGGGCTGCTCGGCAGGATCACCGAGCAGCTCGGCGAGCAGCTCGGCCACCTCCCCCCGAGACCGCACCTGACCCCGCCCGCGGCCCCGCCCGCGCCCACCCTCGTCGCCGTCGGCCACGGCAGCCGGGACCCCCGCGCCCGCGCCACCCTCGCCCGACTCCTCGAACGGGTCAGGGAACTCCGCCCCGGCCTCGACGTACGGCTCGCGCACATCGAGCTGAACACCCCGCTCCTCGACGTCACCCTCGCCGAGCTCGCCGCCGAAGGCCGGGACGCCGTCCTCGTCCCCCTGCTCTTCGCCCCCGGCCACCACGTCACCCACGACCTGCCCGCCGCCCTCGCCGCCGTGCCCGGACTCCGCGCCCGCGTGGCCGAGCCGCTCGGCGCGCACCCGCTGCTCGTCGAGGCCCTCGCCGACCGGCTCGCGCACGCCGGCTGGGCCCCCGAGGACGGCATCTCACAGGCCGCCGCGGTCGTCCTCGCCTCCGCCGGATCCCGCGACCCCCGCTCCGGCGCCGAGCTCCGCCGGATCGCCGCCCGGCTCGGCGAGCGGCTCGGCGGCGTCCCCGTCGTCCCCGCCTACGCCTCCGCCGCCGCGCCCACCGTGGCCGAAGCCGTCCGCGCCCTCGCCGCCCGGGGCCGCCACCGGATCGCCGTGGCCTCCTGCTTCACCGCCCCCGGCCTCTTCGCCACCCGCGCCGCCGCCGACGCCCCCTGGATCGCCTCCGCGCCCCTCGGCGCCCACCCGGCCCTCGCCCGTCTGGTCCTGCACCGCTACGACCGGGCTCTCCGCGCCACCACCCGGGAGCGGGAACTCGCCACCGTCTGA
- the cutA gene encoding divalent cation tolerance protein CutA — translation MIVTVRTTTDARAKADALARGAVEARLAACAQISGPVTSVYHWQGAIETTEEWEVVFKTTEARYPALEAHLLATHDYETPEILATRVTRAGEAYAGWVERETAAVEEIETPEPDERPFFVYGTLRPGAYNHDRFLSGRIGTEADAVLHGAVLHDGPGYPYVVPADGGRVVGTLLTPAPGAYGELFGLLDRLELPVGYERVAMDVVRVRDGARVSAWVFLAAPDAPLGAVIESGDWFSRP, via the coding sequence GTGATCGTCACCGTCCGCACCACCACCGACGCCCGCGCCAAGGCCGACGCCCTGGCGCGCGGCGCCGTCGAGGCCCGGCTGGCCGCCTGCGCGCAGATCTCCGGGCCCGTCACCTCCGTGTACCACTGGCAGGGCGCGATCGAGACCACCGAGGAGTGGGAGGTGGTGTTCAAGACCACCGAGGCCCGCTACCCGGCCCTGGAGGCGCACCTCCTCGCCACCCACGACTACGAGACGCCGGAGATCCTCGCCACCCGGGTGACCCGAGCCGGTGAGGCGTACGCCGGCTGGGTCGAGCGGGAGACGGCGGCCGTCGAGGAGATCGAGACCCCGGAGCCCGACGAGCGGCCGTTCTTCGTCTACGGGACGCTGCGCCCGGGCGCGTACAACCACGACCGGTTCCTCTCCGGCCGGATCGGCACCGAGGCGGACGCCGTGCTGCACGGGGCGGTCCTGCACGACGGACCCGGCTATCCGTACGTCGTCCCGGCGGACGGGGGCCGGGTGGTGGGCACCCTGCTCACGCCCGCGCCCGGCGCCTACGGCGAGCTGTTCGGCCTGCTCGACCGTCTTGAGCTGCCCGTCGGGTACGAGCGGGTGGCGATGGACGTCGTACGGGTACGGGACGGCGCGCGGGTGTCCGCGTGGGTGTTCCTGGCGGCGCCGGACGCGCCCCTCGGCGCGGTCATCGAGAGCGGCGACTGGTTCAGCCGGCCGTAG
- a CDS encoding NAD(P)H-dependent oxidoreductase, which yields MDLTNATTATDSLASSAAPAAPEDATAAPLTLALVVASDREGRFAPVVTDWFRSRLAEREDFTVTVVDLAEIDLPTSLSYDPSPAVRAELAKVTPVLEAADAYVVITPEYNHSFPAALKNLIDRHYTEWQAKPVGFVSYGGISGGLRAVEQLRQVYAEMHAVTVRDTVSFHNAHGLFDEDGRHKDPAAAEGAAKALLDQLGWWGRALKDAKSVRPYGA from the coding sequence ATGGACCTCACGAACGCCACCACGGCCACCGATTCCCTCGCCTCCTCCGCGGCTCCCGCCGCCCCGGAGGACGCGACCGCCGCCCCCCTCACCCTTGCCCTCGTCGTCGCCAGCGACCGCGAAGGCCGCTTCGCCCCCGTCGTCACCGACTGGTTCCGCTCCCGCCTCGCCGAGCGCGAGGACTTCACCGTCACCGTCGTCGACCTCGCCGAGATCGATCTCCCCACCTCTCTCTCGTACGACCCGTCCCCCGCCGTCCGCGCTGAACTCGCCAAGGTCACCCCGGTGTTGGAGGCCGCCGACGCGTACGTCGTCATCACCCCCGAGTACAACCACTCCTTCCCCGCCGCCCTCAAGAACCTGATCGACCGGCACTACACCGAATGGCAGGCCAAGCCCGTCGGCTTCGTCTCCTACGGCGGGATCTCCGGCGGCCTGCGGGCCGTCGAGCAGCTCCGGCAGGTGTACGCCGAGATGCACGCGGTCACCGTCCGTGACACCGTCTCCTTCCACAACGCTCACGGGCTGTTCGACGAGGACGGACGGCACAAGGACCCCGCCGCCGCCGAGGGCGCGGCCAAGGCGCTCCTCGACCAGCTCGGCTGGTGGGGACGCGCCCTCAAGGACGCCAAGTCCGTCCGCCCGTACGGCGCGTGA